A region from the Halichondria panicea chromosome 11, odHalPani1.1, whole genome shotgun sequence genome encodes:
- the LOC135344496 gene encoding uncharacterized protein LOC135344496, translating into MDKIKLKQLVYFYSLYPPVALVVISLVVCYITLALYLVCCRHVHKSSKYVPGIITCLIKITFRGSFTKHNKEERSELRLFGYHVPAGLINSLGLISMIVWVGVAAAFWMVLIGKNHSILYPENCNNESSTTILDCEPIQYNHLSLDYVRALGAAGGLLVLTTVILQGQTIVLMWMMKKSRTKNRQIRRCWKLALVMVVAVPLGIEVLLFSGASTGMIFFKLYDSIQHWIQFGSFVIAVFQSTYFSSITIYFTWKRRTALPRVSDIEQGMELPSVTKQNGGTMADSNGDGGFGNRNDLTNPLMG; encoded by the coding sequence ATGGATAAAATCAAACTGAAACAACTTGTCTATTTCTACTCTCTCTACCCTCCAGTTGCTTTGGTTGTAATTTCTCTAGTTGTCTGCTATATCACACTTGCCCTGTACCTAGTCTGCTGTCGTCATGTCCACAAGAGCTCTAAATACGTACCAGGAATCATCACCTGTCTAATTAAGATAACATTCCGAGGAAGTTTCACAAAGCACAATAAAGAAGAAAGGAGTGAACTTAGATTGTTTGGCTACCATGTACCAGCTGGGCTAATAAACTCGTTGGGACTaatttcaatgattgtatGGGTGGGAGTAGCGGCAGCATTCTGGATGGTGTTGATTGGAAAAAATCACAGCATTTTGTATCCTGAAAACTGCAATAACGAATCTTCTACAACTATATTGGATTGCGAGCCCATCCAATACAATCATTTATCTCTGGACTACGTGAGAGCTCTCGGAGCCGCTGGGGGTCTGCTAGTACTAACCACCGTCATACTGCAAGGTCAAACTATCGTACTAATGTGGATGATGAAAAAAAGTCGTACTAAGAATCGCCAAATTCGCCGTTGCTGGAAACTTGCTCTAGTAATGGTAGTGGCTGTGCCTCTAGGGATCGAGGTGTTACTGTTTTCAGGCGCTTCTACTGGCATGATTTTTTTTAAACTGTACGATAGTATACAGCACTGGATACAGTTTGGATCTTTTGTGATCGCAGTTTTTCAGTCAACCTATTTCTCAAGTATCACCATCTATTTCACATGGAAAAGGAGAACAGCTCTTCCCAGGGTCAGCGATATCGAGCAGGGGATGGAGTTGCCATCGGTGACGAAACAAAACGGAGGTACGATGGCTGATAGCAATGGTGATGGTGGGTTTGGGAATCGTAATGATTTGACTAATCCCTTAATGGGCTGA